In the Bacillus shivajii genome, one interval contains:
- a CDS encoding formate dehydrogenase subunit gamma codes for MKNKKEKVYRQPLPNRFVHWLTAISIFMLIITGLGQMPLYGRYLIYQPFGTQWLTSYELTLWVHYIFAAVLVFIVFYHIVYHVIKKEFDIVPKKGDVKGSYEVVKAMILRKKEPPSEKYLPEQRLAYAFFSGAILLAIVTGFFKVIKNIQGVQASDGWLLWGAQLHNLATFLIIFGIVMHLAAFIVKANRKLLPGMFTGFVDKEYVKERHSLWYDKKSEEKQAKK; via the coding sequence ATGAAGAACAAGAAAGAGAAAGTTTATAGACAACCTCTACCAAATCGATTTGTCCATTGGTTAACAGCAATCTCGATTTTTATGTTAATTATTACTGGCCTAGGACAAATGCCGCTATATGGAAGGTATTTGATATATCAACCTTTTGGTACACAGTGGTTAACAAGTTATGAACTGACACTTTGGGTCCATTACATTTTCGCCGCCGTTTTAGTCTTTATTGTTTTTTACCATATTGTCTATCACGTGATCAAAAAAGAGTTTGATATTGTCCCGAAAAAAGGGGATGTAAAAGGTTCTTATGAAGTTGTAAAGGCTATGATTTTAAGGAAAAAAGAACCACCAAGTGAAAAATATTTACCAGAACAGCGTCTAGCCTATGCATTTTTTTCAGGGGCAATCTTACTTGCGATCGTTACAGGCTTTTTTAAAGTCATAAAAAATATTCAAGGGGTGCAAGCTTCTGATGGTTGGTTGCTTTGGGGAGCACAACTGCATAATTTAGCCACTTTCCTCATTATATTTGGTATCGTCATGCATTTAGCAGCATTTATCGTTAAAGCAAATCGAAAGCTATTACCTGGTATGTTTACAGGATTTGTTGATAAGGAATATGTAAAAGAGAGACATTCATTATGGTATGATAAAAAATCAGAAGAAAAACAAGCAAAGAAATAA